GGGTTATCCGTGAAGAGCAAAACATGGCGTCTACACGGGCCAAAGAACAACGCACCGACGCACTAGGTTTCTCGGTCAAAACGGAACCTCCAAAAGAATCTACTACAGTTGAGATTGTTCCACCTCGCTCTCGAGATCCAGCACGTACGTGCACACATTGTGGCCAAAGAGGGCATGACATCACCGAATGTTTTCTTGTTCACGGATATCTAGAGTGGTTTCATGAACAGCAGCGACAAAATGGCTCTTCATCAGGCTATAGAGGAGGTCATGGAGGACGCTCCAACAACAACCGAGGACGTGGTCGGGGACGAGCCAATGCTGCACAAAGCTCACAACCTATCAACTCCGATCAAATAGCCTCACTAATTTCACTGCTACAAAGTCAACAAATCAATCTATCTTCGGAAAGATTGTCTGGTAAAACTTCTCTTACTGATGTTATTATTGATACAGGAGCATCACACCATATGACGGGTGATCTCACTTTACTCCATGATGTCATCGACATCCCATTGTCCTCCGTAGTGTTTCCTAATGGACGTGACTCCCATGCAACGAAACAAGGGACTTTACGTCTCAACAAGGACTATTCATTACATGACGTTCTATTTGTTCCAGATTTTGATTGCACGCTCATATCAGTCTCAAAATTGTTGAAACAAACTGGATGTATTGCGATTTTTACTGATACATTGTGTGTTTTACAGGACCGTTTTTCGAAGACTCTGATTGGAGCAGGTGAAGAACGTGAGGGGGTGTACTACTTTACGGGTGTAAAAGTCGTGAGAGTTCATGGAGCATCAAAATCGACAACTTCTACTTCTACTCTATGGCATCGAAGACTTGGACATCCTTCCTACAAGACTTTATCTACATTACCGGTGTTTAAgaattttaagatagatttttctGATTCTAGTCAATGCGATATATGTTTTCGTGCAAAGCAGACTCGCAAGGTGTTTCCTGGCAGTTTTAATAAAGCTACAATTCCTTTTGCTTTAATTCATTGTGATGTTTGGGGTCCTTATCGCACACCGTCGTCGTGTGGAGCAGTTTATTTTCTTACAATCGTTGATGACTACTCAAGAGCAGTCTGGACTTATTTGATGCTTGAGAAATCTGAAGTCTCCTCTTTACTACGAAATTTTTGCACAATGGCAGACATACAATTTGGAAAGAAAGTGCAAACAATACGTACAGACAATGGTACTGAATTCATGACATTGGCGACATATTTCCGTGAGCATGGTATTGCTCATCAGACTTCATGCACGTACACACCTCAACAAAACGGCAGAGTCGAACGTAAACATCGCCATATACTGAATGTTGCTTGCGCCTGTCTATTTCAGTCTCGGTTGCCGGTGGAATTCTGGGGAGAAAGCATACTAGCGGCAGCACATATGATTAACCGAACTCCTACACAAATCCTTGATGGGAAATCCCCATATGAGGTACTTCATGGGTCTCCTCCTCTATACGACCAGTTAAGAGTTTTTGGATGCCTTTGCTATGCACACACACGACCAAGAGATAGAGATAAATTCAGCACCCGCAGTCGCAAGTGTTTGTTTGTCGGTTACCCCTTTGGCAAGAAAGCTTGGAGACTGTACGATCTTGAGTCTAATGAGTTTATCACGAGTCGGGATGTTGTGTTTCTTGAAGATCAGTTTCCGGGGATTGAGAACTCAGTCTCTGTCTCACCGCCGATTGTACAGACCAATCTTCCCGTTGATGACTGGCTAATAACTCCAGAACAGCAAACGACACTACCGATAGTCCCCAATGATGTCACCGAGACTGATTCATCACCTATACCAAGTCCAGACACTACTACGATGGCAACAACTGATAATACCGCACCTAGTTCTTCTTCTACGCTACCTACTACGCCTCCAGTGACACCTCCATCGTCACCATCTCTGACAACTGCTCAATCTGAGACAGTATCTTCTCCGGGACTTCTAGAAGTTCTTGGTAGAGGCCATAGAACCAAGAAACCATCAGTTCTTCTCAAAAATTATTTGACTAATACTGCGACTACTACACACCCCCCTCACGCTTCTCACACTTCAACTGCACATAATCAGAGTTCTCCGATTACGGTCTCAGGTAAGACACTGTATCCCATCTCCGATTACTCATCTACGACTGCTTTTAGTGTCAAACATCAGGCATTCTTGGCGGCAATAACAACAGACTATGTTTCTAAAATGTATCAAGAAGCAGTCAAAGACCCGAGGTTTAACGGAGCAATGAAAGCAGAGGTCACGGCGCTGGAGGACAATCATACATGGGATGTGACATCTCTTCCACCTGGAAAATGGGCTATCACTTGCCAATGGATTTACTCGATGAAATATAAAGCTGACGGCACAGTCGAAAGACCTAAAGCTCGTCTTGTAGCTTGCGGCAATCGCCAAAAAGAAGGGCTCGATTACAAAGAAACTTTCTCCCCGGTGGCAAAAATGAATACGGTCCATTTTCTTCTTAAAGTTTCAGCAGCGCAGAGATGAGAAGTTCATCAAATGGACGTCCATAACGCGTTTCTACATGGGGATCTTGAGGaagaaatttacatgaaactaCCTCTTGGTTTTAACACAGCGGATCCTACAAAGGTGTGTAGACTTCGAAAATCGCTGTATGGCCTAAAGCAATCTCCTCGCTGCTGGTTTGCTAAGCTGAGCAAGGCTCTTCTCTCCTTCGGTTTTAAGCATAGCTATGAAGACTACTCTTTGTTTTCGTTTGTGCAAGATAACATATGCCTTCACATCTTGGTGTATGTTGATGACTTTATCATCGCAGGGAATGATATCTCTACTATCCAACGATTCAAGAACTATCTACATAATTAGTGTTTcaagatgaaagacttgggaaaACTAAAGTATTTTCTTGGTTTGGAGATTGCAAGAGGACCTGAAGGTATCTTTGTGTCTCAGAGAAAATATGCACTTGATATAATTGCTGAGTGTGGTCTACTTGGAGCTAAACCATCTCCGGTCCCTACAGAACTCAACCATAAGCTGGCCCTTGTCAAGGGAGGGCCACTCCTGGATCCAAGCAAATATCGTCGGCTTATAGGCAGACTTATCTATCTGACCTTTACTCGTCCGAAGCTCAGCTATATCGTCCATATCCTCTCGCAATTCATGCAAAAACCACAGGAGGATCATTGGATAACAGCATTGCGAGTGGTACGGTATCTGAAAGGGTGTCCTGATCAGGGCATTATGCTTACGTCCAATAGCAACTTGAGCTTGACGGCATATTCTGATTCTGATTGGCCTGCATGTCCAATCACTCGTCGATCTCTGAGTGCGTATGTTGTTCTGCTTGGTGACTCTATTGTCTCGTGGAAAACCAAGAAGCAACACACAGTTTCAAGATCATCcgctgaagctgaatataggTCTATGGCAGACACGACCTGTGAATTGAAATGGCTCAAGCGACTCCTACTACAGCTCGGTTTTACTCACCATCATCCTATGCGCCTGTTTTGTGACAGTCAGGCAGCACTACATATAGCAAAGAATCATGTATTCCATGAACGTACGAAGCACGTTGAGAATGACTGTCACACGGTTCGTGATGCAGTTCAAGCTAAGCTTCTCACCACCGAGCACATTACTACAAAGAATCAACCTGCAGACCTACTTACTAAAGCTTTACCGGCTCCAGCATTTCAGTTCTTGTTATCCAAGTTGGGAATTCGTGATATGTCATTACCAACTTGAGGGGGGTAAAGGGATAATGATAATAATGTACAATTCCCATATCTTAGGGATTTAGGCTAATCTAAAGTTTCCTATTCCTAGCTAGGTTATGCCATTcctatttgtatatataccCATCGTGTTTGATCAATACAAGGGGGgctttacattatattttagaggAATATATGTACCAGCACTGCGTATCCCACAAGGTTCTTGAGACCGATTACTGATGCACTTCCCATATCCATACTCCCCTTAACAACATACTGCAAAGCTACCGTGGTGAACCCACCGATCAAAGTCACCACTGAAAACATAGAGACAGGCGCCGGGAACTCGACCAGTATGGATGCCTAATTAGGACGATCAAATAGATTAGAATCAACTGTGAATAATATATACAATGTGTCTTGTGCTAAGAAGGAGGCATGAGGCCAAACCTGGAGGACAAGACTTGAGGACAAACAGCAGATGGAAAGGAAGAGACAGAGGCAACCTAAGATCTTCTCTTTGTCCAAAGCGACGTCGTCAGGGACAATAGGCAGAGCCTTGAGCGAGCTAGAGGTGGCTTTAGTACTGTGCATTAAGCTCATAATGAGAGCTCCCATCACACATAACACGGTCCCTCCCATCTTAACTCTACTGTACATACAACTTAGCTTCACTTTCTCCATCCTTAACAATGTCAAATTCAAAACCCATAAATTAAAActctaatttatatatatatatatatatatatattatatatatttaacagaaCAAATGAACAGAAAATTAAAAGGGTTTTACCCAGTAGCCCAAGCGATGACGAAAATGAAAGCAGGAGCGAGATTAGGCATAGCTGTAGCCATTGATGCAGAGGTGTGTTTCATTCCTTCAAAGAATAACCACTGGAACAGAGTTACTCTGTTTCAAACAGATATTCTCTCTTAATTAATCACATGTTATGATCATAAGTAAGCAATCAAAAACATGCAGGAATCAAAAGGACGCTACCCAACAAGAGAAACCAAAACCAGTTTTGTCTTCAACTTGAAACTTAGACTTCTGGGCCACACTTCCCTGCAGATACCAAccaccacaaaaaaaaacacttttaaaaatccacaattaaaaaaatgaaacagaaataaaatttgaaacttttgttttaGTTGAATTAAAGAGTAGCGATAAAAAAGTTACCTTTCAAGGAGAAAAGAAAGAGGACTGATGAGAAGAAATGATGCAAAGGTGCAGAAGATAGCAACAAGAAGTGGATCAACTCCAAGAGACAAGACCTGGCTCAGTACCTCCGAGTTTCCAGCGTAAATCACCTGAGCTCCGACCAACCCTCCGACTATTCCAACTTCTTTTAACGTCTCTCTCTTCATCATTTGTCACCAAAAAAACACAGaaattttgagaaaacaaaAGGAACAATACAGCGGAATCAGTTAGAACACAACACGAGTTTTCGATTTTCGTGGAGGAACTGAAAAAAGCAGAGAGACACTTTATCTCTTCGGTGCTTTTATTCCTTATGGGAATGCGTTTACTTGAAGTTGAAACTTGCTCTCTATAAAATCTCACTTCTTCCCTTTCGAAGACATGTGTACATGCACTGCATTGGTTTTATGTAGTATAACTCTTTGGGAaatgcatatttttatttatctatagacttttaagttttaactctTACTAGTAGTATTATTTTAATACAAGAGTCCTCAAATTTTGGTGTAACGGGatgaatatttttgtttgacatGTGAAATAAGACGCTCAAAATCCGGTAGAGGGTTAATCTGTCAAtaaatttgactttttgttttgaaaaaaatgaattttat
The window above is part of the Brassica napus cultivar Da-Ae chromosome C8, Da-Ae, whole genome shotgun sequence genome. Proteins encoded here:
- the LOC111212941 gene encoding WAT1-related protein At4g16620-like — translated: MMKRETLKEVGIVGGLVGAQVIYAGNSEVLSQVLSLGVDPLLVAIFCTFASFLLISPLSFLLEREVWPRSLSFKLKTKLVLVSLVGVTLFQWLFFEGMKHTSASMATAMPNLAPAFIFVIAWATGMEKVKLSCMYSRVKMGGTVLCVMGALIMSLMHSTKATSSSLKALPIVPDDVALDKEKILGCLCLFLSICCLSSSLVLQASILVEFPAPVSMFSVVTLIGGFTTVALQYVVKGSMDMGSASVIGLKNLVGYAVLGGLVSGGGLSFNAWVIKRKGPVVVSLFSPIATVVCVIVSAFSMDDSFNLGSFAGMALMFGGLYFVLWAKGKEECGEGDEVKEDEEESVRTEFDLEKPLLR